In one window of Thalassophryne amazonica chromosome 9, fThaAma1.1, whole genome shotgun sequence DNA:
- the LOC117517918 gene encoding uncharacterized protein LOC117517918, producing the protein MKESLLMLMASQLSTWINSQRSRYGKHTATKSGQGAPTRLTECDQWIKKSWAFLEDYIVRVPSWESGSRLARTKISVATTKDHNSVVSTSYFASALPPVDSSDEEQSHSSSSQASYEGKKWKHKTTSSGEDLQQALFEWLMEQASQTQEESKALTAPKTANKCAVDAFVSYLSTQLVQIREEDWLPFTVDTIQLVNSYITRARAVV; encoded by the exons ATGAAGGAGAGCCTCCTTATGCTTATGG CAAGCCAGCTAAGCACTTGGATCAATTCCCAGAGGTCGCGTTATGGAAAGCATACTGCAACCAAGTCTGGCCAGGGGGCCCCCACCCGTCTTACCGAATGCGACCAGTGGATCAAGAAGTCATGGGCTTTTCTGGAGGACTACATAGTCCGGGTACCTTCCTGGGAAAGTGGTTCCAGG CTTGCCAGGACAAAAATATCTGTAGCTACCACCAAAGACCACAACAGCGTTGTTTCGACCTCGTACTTTGCCTCTGCACTGCCACCCGTTGATTCCAGTGATGAGGAGCAGAGCCACAGCAGCTCCAGTCAGGCCTCATATGAGGGCAAGAAGTGGAAACACAAGACAACTTCTTCTGGGGAAGACCTCCAACAGGCTTTGTTTGAATGG CTGATGGAGCAGGCGTCCCAGACCCAAGAAGAAAGTAAGGCACTGACAGCACCCAAGACTGCAAACAAGTGTGCTGTAGATGCTTTTGTCAGCTACCTTTCAACTCAGCTGGTTCAGATACGGGAAGAAGACTGGCTTCCTTTcacagtggacaccattcaactgGTCAACAGTTACATCACCAGGGCCAGGGCGGTGGTATAG